A genomic region of Phragmites australis chromosome 2, lpPhrAust1.1, whole genome shotgun sequence contains the following coding sequences:
- the LOC133906618 gene encoding uncharacterized protein LOC133906618 gives MAGSGCSLEALKHTHHHPIVVSTADPPPRATPMAGGGSGGGDIGADSERRLKKTMDKLYHFPKPKPNNPSTGGSKPPSSSALAPSSARAAQAGRRFGVVRGSRLPPQVAAMAAISPPPPCRPWDRADLMCRLASFKAMTWFAKPKVISPVNCARRGWTNIEPDIITCEACGARLLFSTPSSWTTQQVEKAAAVFSLKLDTGHKLLCPWIDNICDEPLALFPPTPPPVLVENYYKSFSSLLRLSALPRISCSSLEIMKKRSPLLEQFLSEPLSSSVALKGGFVLTEDSTIKDLDDSFQDADTYYQALKIISLCGWEPRLLPYAIDCGTKSHSDANSTSKLAQPEQISKTMEDRVILYSPNDVNGAPAPADANQEDQHYDPLSVVLDCQFCGACVALWPFSLVERPLQLFKLISDSNRQDDQDNGHVNLVGGLNSKDANIGFNFTIAGGPPPTRQSFRPKVSFPVVSRHLKADLNSRGTLFSSGSDSHMVPVASHVSGPMKRKRSMDQPHMLEGDNTTSNIVNTSTIGAKHDQPGDNSEKSLANSEVSTEPKQDCSHSDINKDTNMDEASNEEPETLNGEFRVRHGSESDFLPVQCASEEPLNGEKFVETDANNSKPTEVGTITKSFVNREKSAYGPSGKQGLYDRMNEFDPMKQHRTFCPWISPDDGEPLPGWRLTLSALHAEDKRSDGDSQLEVQISLLDEEDDPIASVRKLFMTPPPKKLRIHQSEKS, from the exons ATGGCAGGCAGCGGCTGCAGCTTGGAAGCACTGAAGCACACGCATCACCACCCCATCGTCGTCTCCACCGCCGATCCCCCACCTCGCGCCACCCCGATGGCCGGCGGCGGCAGTGGAGGCGGGGACATCGGCGCCGACTCGGAGCGGCGCCTCAAGAAGACCATGGACAAGCTCTACCACTTccccaagcccaagcccaacAACCCCAGCACCGGCGGCTCCAAGcccccctcctcctcggcccTAGCTCCAAG CTCCGCGAGGGCGGCGCAGGCGGGGAGGAGGTTCGGTGTGGTGCGCGGGTCGCGGCTCCCGCCGCAggtggcggccatggcggcgatctcgccgccgcctccatgcCGTCCCTGGGACCGGGCCGACCTCATGTGCCGGCTTGCGTCATTCAAGGCCATGACCTGGTTCGCCAAGCCCAAG gttaTTAGTCCTGTTAATTGTGCAAGAAGAGGATGGACTAACATTGAGCCTGACATTATAACATGTGAAGCTTGTGGGGCACGACTCCTGTTCTCCACTCCTTCCTCGTGGACAACACAGCAAG TTGAAAAGGCTGCTGCTGTTTTCAGCTTGAAGTTGGACACTGGACATAAACTACTGTGTCCCTGGATTGATAACATATGTGATGAACCACTTGCCTTATTTCCACCAACGCCTCCTCCTGTTTTAGTTGAGAACTACTACAAATCTTTCTCCTCTCTGCTACGACTTTCAGCACTTCCAAGAATTTCGTGCTCTTCTCTGGAGATCATGAAAAAGAGGAGTCCACTGCTAGAGCAGTTCCTATCAGAACCGTTATCTTCATCAGTTGCCCTTAAAGGGGGGTTTGTGCTTACTGAAGACTCAACAATCAAGGATTTAGATGACTCTTTTCAAGATGCTGACACATATTATCAG GCTCTGAAGATAATAAGTTTGTGTGGATGGGAACCCCGCCTACTTCCTTATGCTATCGATTGTGGAACCAAATCTCATTCAGATGCCAACTCTACCTCTAAATTGGCCCAACCAGAGCAAATAAGCAAGACCATGGAGGATCGGGTCATACTTTACTCACCTAATGATGTTAATGGTGCTCCAGCACCTGCAGATGCTAATCAAGAAGATCAGCATTATGATCCATTATCAGTTGTTTTAGATTGCCAATTTTGTGGAGCATGTGTTGCCTTGTGGCCTTTTTCGCTTGTAGAACGACCTCTTCAACTCTTTAAGCTGATTTCAGATTCTAATAGACAAGATGATCAGGATAATGGACATGTGAACCTAGTCGGTGGACTAAATTCAAAGGATGCAAACATTGGTTTTAATTTCACCATTGCCGGTGGTCCTCCACCGACTAGACAGAGTTTCCGACCAAAAGTTTCATTTCCTGTTGTCAGTCGACATTTGAAAGCTGACTTGAACTCCCGTGGGACATTGTTTTCCTCTGGAAGTGATAGCCACATGGTTCCTGTTGCTTCACATGTCTCAGGTCCCATGAAACGCAAAAGAAGCATGGATCAGCCTCATATGTTGGAAGGTGATAATACAACCTCCAATATTGTTAATACATCCACCATAGGAGCAAAGCATGACCAGCCAGGAGATAATTCTGAAAAGAGCTTAGCAAACTCGGAGGTGAGCACTGAACCAAAACAAGACTGCTCACATTCAGACATAAATAAGGATACCAATATGGATGAGGCTTCCAATGAAGAACCAGAAACTCTTAATGGCGAGTTCAGGGTCAGACATGGGTCAGAATCCGACTTTCTGCCAGTTCAGTGTGCAAGTGAAGAACCTCTTAATGGCGAGAAATTTGTAGAGACAGATGCAAACAACTCGAAGCCAACTGAGGTTGGCACAATCACAAAATCATTTGTCAATAGGGAAAAAAGTGCATATGGACCATCAG GAAAACAAGGGCTGTATGACAGAATGAATGAGTTCGATCCTATGAAGCAGCACCGGACATTCTGCCCTTGGATTTCCCCTGATGATGGTGAACCCTTGCCTGGATGGAGGCTGACTCTCTCGGCGTTACATGCTGAGGATAAAAGATCTGATGGGGACTCGCAACTGGAGGTTCAGATCAGCCTTCTCGATGAG GAGGATGATCCTATTGCATCTGTTAGGAAGCTTTTCATGACACCACCTCCCAAAAAGCTGAGGATACACCAATCAGAGAAGAGCTGA
- the LOC133906628 gene encoding bidirectional sugar transporter SWEET6a-like has translation MISPDAARSVVGIIGNVISFGLFLSPVPTFLRICKNKDVEEFKPDPYLATLINCMLWVFYGLPIVHPNSILVVTINGIGLVIEGAYLIIFFLYSTNKKRLKMLGVLGIEAAFMVIVVLSVLLAAHTHEKRSMIVGILCVIFGSAMYASPLTVMRKVITTKSVEYMPFFLSLVSFLNGVCWTAYALIRFDLYVTIPNGLGAFFGLVQLILYACYYKSTPKKEKNVELPTVVSSNVGGGNVSVSIER, from the exons ATGATCTCCCCCGACGCAGCCCGCAGCGTCGTCGGCATCATCG GCAATGTCATCTCCTTcggcctcttcctctcccctgT GCCGACGTTCTTGCGGATCTGCAAGAATAAGGACGTGGAGGAGTTCAAGCCGGACCCCTACCTGGCGACGCTGATCAACTGCATGCTCTGGGTCTTCTACGGCCTCCCCATTGTCCACCCCAACAGCATCCTCGTCGTCACCATCAACGGCATCGGGCTTGTCATCGAGGGCGCctacctcatcatcttcttcctctactCCACCAACAAGAAGCGC TTGAAGATGCTCGGCGTCCTGGGCATTGAGGCGGCGTTCATGGTCATCGTGGTGCTCTCGGTGCTCCTGGCCGCGCACACCCACGAGAAGCGCTCCATGATCGTCGGCATCCTCTGCGTCATCTTTGGCTCGGCGATGTACGCCTCCCCGCTCACCGTCATG AGGAAAGTGATTACGACCAAGAGCGTTGAGTACATGCCCTTCTTCCTGTCGCTGGTGAGCTTCCTCAACGGCGTCTGCTGGACGGCCTACGCCCTCATCCGCTTCGACCTCTACGTCACG ATCCCCAACGGCCTCGGCGCGTTCTTCGGCCTCGTCCAGCTGATCCTCTACGCCTGCTACTACAAGTCGACCcccaagaaggagaagaacGTGGAGCTGCCCACCGTCGTCTCCAGCAACGTCGGCGGCGGCAACGTCTCCGTCAGCATCGAGAGATAA
- the LOC133909974 gene encoding uncharacterized protein LOC133909974: MVSYAGFYCFTALITYAYTSNTTRAGISRTDQYYASYPAGTELLTDTAKLYKAALGNCFDIDDWDLIEFSIMVKHFDRQGKPPYAYHAQYLAHLLSHGQLDGSG; the protein is encoded by the exons ATGGTGTCCTATGCTGGATTCTACTGCTTCACTGCCCTCATTACCTATGCTTACACAAGCAATAC CACAAGGGCTGGGATCTCAAGAACCGACCAGTATTATGCTTCCTACCCTGCTGGTACTGAGCTACTAACTGACACTGCAAAG CTTTACAAGGCTGCATTAGGTAACTGTTTCGATATAGACGACTGGGATCTGATAGAATTCTCCATCATGGTGAAGCATTTTGACCGGCAAGGGAAACCACCGTATGCCTACCATGCT CAATATCTGGCACACCTCCTCTCCCATGGGCAGCTCGATGGAAGCGGTTAA
- the LOC133904735 gene encoding uncharacterized protein LOC133904735: MASILSKVSSVVAACARRVMRATRRLLRPRPLRRSGSLCLGRQLVPADGGSNGTGAGDTEEDGQGLWRRAILMGERCEPLDFPGAIHYDSLGRRLQAPRSGSGKEAAAALFCRSSDAVDEAVTTTKKARYA, from the coding sequence ATGGCCAGCATCCTCAGCAAAGTGTCCAGCGTCGTGGCCGCCTGCGCCCGCCGCGTCATGCGCGCCACACGACGCCTCCTCCGCCCGCGGCCGCTCCGCCGGAGCGGCAGCCTCTGCCTCGGCAGGCAGCTCGTGCCGGCCGACGGTGGCAGCAACGGCACCGGAGCCGGCGATACCGAGGAGGACGGTCAGGGCCTGTGGCGCCGGGCGATCCTGATGGGAGAGCGATGCGAGCCGCTCGACTTCCCCGGCGCCATCCACTACGACAGCCTCGGCCGGCGGCTCCAAGCGCCccgcagcggcagcggcaaggaggcggcggccgcaCTGTTCTGCCGCTCGTCGGACGCCGTCGACGAGGCCGTCACGACGACAAAGAAAGCTAGATATGCCTAG